The Oceanibaculum nanhaiense genome includes a region encoding these proteins:
- the speD gene encoding adenosylmethionine decarboxylase: protein MAKSALIRSGMDLEDMPSETPIMADTAATVPYTVIGESDADKDHFVVRDGVAFAGTHLIIDLWEASRLDEIDHIEETLKEAVEAAGATLLHIHLHHFTPNGGVSGVAVLAESHISIHTWPERGYAALDVFMCGDARPHETLAVLRRAFEPGQVGLGEHRRGLTL from the coding sequence ATGGCGAAAAGCGCGCTGATCCGCTCGGGGATGGACTTGGAAGACATGCCAAGCGAAACCCCGATCATGGCCGACACGGCCGCTACAGTTCCGTACACCGTGATCGGGGAATCCGACGCGGATAAGGATCATTTTGTCGTGCGCGATGGCGTGGCCTTCGCGGGCACGCATCTGATCATCGATCTGTGGGAGGCATCGCGGCTCGACGAGATCGATCATATCGAGGAGACGCTGAAGGAAGCGGTGGAGGCGGCGGGTGCCACTCTGCTGCATATCCATCTGCATCACTTCACGCCGAATGGCGGCGTGTCGGGCGTGGCGGTGCTGGCGGAATCGCACATCAGCATCCACACCTGGCCGGAACGGGGTTATGCCGCGCTGGACGTGTTCATGTGCGGCGATGCGCGCCCGCACGAGACGCTGGCGGTGCTGCGCCGTGCCTTCGAGCCCGGACAGGTCGGGCTTGGCGAGCATCGAAGGGGGCTCACCCTTTGA
- the rfbC gene encoding dTDP-4-dehydrorhamnose 3,5-epimerase has protein sequence MKIDRQPEGPLSMDIVSLDIPDVKLITPRRFGDNRGFFSETWNRAAFSEAGIEADFVQDNHSLSATAGTLRGLHFQIPPFAQAKLVRVSRGAIFDVAVDLRKGSPTYGHWVGAELSAENWSQMYVPKGFAHGFVTLLPDTEVQYKVDAPYAPAHDRGIAWDDSDIAVAWPLEGRAPVLSGKDAALPKLADIPALFTMETA, from the coding sequence ATGAAGATCGACCGCCAGCCGGAAGGGCCGCTTTCCATGGACATCGTCAGCCTGGACATCCCGGATGTGAAGCTGATCACGCCGCGCCGCTTCGGCGATAATCGCGGTTTCTTCTCCGAGACCTGGAACCGCGCCGCCTTCTCCGAAGCCGGTATCGAGGCGGATTTCGTACAGGATAATCATTCGCTGTCGGCCACGGCGGGCACGCTGCGCGGCCTGCATTTCCAGATTCCGCCCTTCGCCCAGGCCAAGCTGGTGCGGGTCAGCCGGGGTGCCATCTTCGACGTGGCGGTGGATCTCCGCAAAGGCTCCCCCACCTATGGCCACTGGGTGGGTGCTGAACTGAGTGCGGAGAACTGGTCACAGATGTATGTGCCCAAGGGTTTCGCGCACGGGTTCGTGACGCTGCTGCCCGATACCGAGGTGCAGTACAAGGTCGATGCGCCCTACGCGCCGGCGCATGATCGCGGCATTGCCTGGGACGACTCCGATATCGCCGTTGCCTGGCCGCTGGAGGGCCGCGCCCCGGTCCTCTCCGGCAAGGATGCCGCCCTGCCGAAGCTTGCCGATATTCCGGCCCTTTTCACGATGGAGACTGCATGA
- a CDS encoding Lon protease family protein translates to MPASDHKAAAARKLTAVEVALPVFTPAADSDSTVFDFTSHRRAREALEFALGIEDLGYNVFVLGEERSGRMTATMRYLEQAMQARPAPSDWIILNNFRHPHQPLPFRLPVGTGRRFRSRMTALVGEVTEALKRAFTGEDYQKQVRTRQEKLQEEINARLEEVDSRARAAGLAILRTETGLTVMVPPPEDKDGDGKPDTDPQPPSPETEATAKRLLEELAEINRWAGQRQMEMIGWIKELNQRIADHAIAGPVDSVIADFGHIPQLGRWLTEMRTDMTEQLDAFQMAMEGEGKPGVMPPVQRYAVNLFVDHGNETHPKVVLEPNPTYENLFGRIEYRQAAGSLETDFTLIRPGALHQANDGGVLVLRAEALARDPAAWTFLKGALRDRSIQIEERYRASSVPIAGAPRPEPIPLDLKLVIVGSPYWYYSVFSGDPEFRAHVKVKADIDPDMEATVGNIACYAGLLRDMMRQFDGVTLAPDAMERLLGEASREAGHRHKLTARFELIDDILVEAVRQLPADRRKSGTLGKEAVAAAIAARQRRNARVEDRLQESVTDGTVMIAVRGKVIGQINALVVRDLGDHVFGMPARISARASAGREGVTNIERDVDLGGPIQQKGVMVLQGFLTGTFARDIPLSFTCSITFEQSYGGVEGDSASMAELIAILSDLADIPVRQDLAITGSVNQHGKTQAIGGARYKVEGFFRSCLENGGLTGEQGVVLPRSNEQHLVLDPAVTAAIEERRFHLWSVDSIEEAAQLFLDTGWDEIRGRVETRLRAFNGILTEARHRPL, encoded by the coding sequence GTGCCTGCCTCAGATCACAAAGCCGCTGCCGCCAGAAAACTGACCGCCGTGGAGGTTGCGCTTCCTGTCTTCACGCCGGCAGCGGACAGCGACAGCACCGTCTTCGATTTCACCAGCCACCGCCGCGCCCGCGAGGCGCTGGAATTCGCGCTGGGCATCGAGGATCTGGGCTACAACGTCTTCGTGCTGGGCGAGGAGCGCAGCGGCCGCATGACAGCCACGATGCGCTATCTCGAACAGGCGATGCAGGCCCGTCCCGCCCCCAGCGACTGGATCATCCTGAACAATTTCCGCCACCCGCACCAGCCGCTGCCCTTCCGCCTGCCGGTTGGCACCGGACGGCGATTCCGCAGCCGGATGACGGCGCTGGTCGGCGAGGTGACGGAAGCGCTGAAGCGCGCCTTCACCGGCGAGGATTACCAGAAGCAGGTGCGCACCAGGCAGGAAAAGCTGCAGGAGGAGATTAACGCCCGGCTGGAGGAGGTGGACAGCCGCGCCCGTGCGGCCGGGCTGGCAATCCTGCGTACCGAGACCGGCCTCACCGTCATGGTGCCGCCGCCCGAGGACAAGGATGGCGACGGCAAGCCCGACACCGACCCGCAGCCCCCTTCGCCGGAGACCGAGGCAACCGCGAAGCGCCTTCTGGAAGAGCTGGCAGAGATCAACCGCTGGGCCGGCCAGCGGCAGATGGAGATGATCGGCTGGATCAAGGAACTGAACCAGCGCATTGCCGACCATGCCATTGCCGGGCCGGTCGATTCCGTGATTGCCGACTTCGGCCATATCCCGCAACTCGGGCGCTGGCTGACCGAGATGCGGACCGACATGACCGAGCAGCTGGACGCGTTCCAGATGGCGATGGAGGGCGAGGGCAAGCCCGGCGTGATGCCGCCGGTGCAGCGCTATGCCGTGAACCTGTTCGTCGATCACGGCAACGAAACCCACCCGAAGGTCGTGCTGGAACCCAACCCGACCTACGAGAACCTGTTCGGCCGGATCGAATACCGCCAGGCTGCCGGCAGCCTGGAGACCGATTTCACCCTGATCCGGCCCGGCGCCCTGCACCAGGCGAATGATGGCGGCGTTCTGGTACTGCGCGCCGAGGCGCTGGCCCGCGATCCCGCCGCCTGGACCTTCCTGAAAGGCGCCTTGCGCGACCGCTCGATCCAGATCGAGGAACGCTATCGCGCCAGCAGCGTGCCGATCGCCGGCGCGCCGCGGCCGGAACCGATCCCGCTGGACCTGAAGCTGGTCATCGTCGGCTCGCCCTACTGGTATTACTCCGTCTTTTCCGGCGATCCGGAATTCCGCGCCCATGTGAAGGTGAAGGCGGACATCGATCCGGACATGGAGGCAACGGTCGGGAACATCGCCTGCTACGCCGGCCTGCTGCGCGACATGATGCGGCAGTTCGACGGCGTGACGCTGGCCCCGGACGCCATGGAACGGCTGCTGGGTGAGGCCTCGCGCGAGGCCGGGCACCGCCACAAGCTGACCGCCCGCTTCGAACTGATCGACGACATTCTGGTCGAAGCCGTCCGTCAGCTTCCCGCCGACCGGCGCAAGAGCGGCACGCTGGGCAAGGAGGCGGTGGCTGCCGCCATCGCCGCACGTCAGCGCCGCAATGCCCGGGTCGAGGACAGGCTGCAGGAATCCGTGACCGACGGCACGGTGATGATCGCCGTGCGCGGCAAGGTCATCGGCCAGATCAACGCGCTGGTGGTGCGCGATCTCGGCGACCATGTCTTCGGCATGCCGGCCAGAATCTCCGCCCGCGCCTCGGCCGGCCGGGAGGGCGTGACCAACATCGAACGCGATGTCGATCTCGGCGGGCCGATCCAGCAGAAGGGCGTCATGGTGCTGCAGGGTTTCCTCACCGGCACCTTCGCGCGCGACATTCCGCTGTCCTTCACCTGCTCCATCACCTTCGAGCAAAGCTATGGCGGGGTAGAGGGCGACAGCGCGTCGATGGCCGAACTGATCGCCATCCTGTCCGACCTCGCGGATATCCCGGTGCGCCAGGATCTCGCCATCACCGGTTCGGTCAACCAGCACGGCAAGACGCAGGCCATCGGCGGCGCCCGCTACAAGGTCGAGGGTTTCTTCCGCAGCTGCCTGGAAAATGGCGGCCTGACCGGCGAGCAGGGTGTCGTCCTGCCGCGCAGCAACGAGCAGCATCTGGTGCTCGACCCCGCCGTGACGGCCGCCATCGAAGAGAGGCGTTTCCATCTCTGGAGCGTGGACAGCATCGAGGAAGCCGCGCAGCTGTTCCTCGACACCGGCTGGGACGAAATACGCGGGCGGGTCGAGACGCGCCTGCGCGCCTTCAACGGCATCCTCACCGAAGCACGGCACAGACCTCTGTAA
- the rlmN gene encoding 23S rRNA (adenine(2503)-C(2))-methyltransferase RlmN, producing MSAVQPLIDQIWKPEPVVPAAPAALRPNLVGMDRAEMAAAFAGMGLPAFRMKQVWNWVYHRGATDFEVMTNIAKELRGKLAETFRIARPEVVTEQKSSDGTIKWLLRFADGNEVETVFIPEEDRGTLCVSSQVGCTLTCKFCHTGTQRWVRNLGAAEIVGQVMLARDKLGEWPASMEGRNFTNIVMMGMGEPLYNYDNVAKALKIIMDGEGIALSRRKITLSTAGVVPAMAQCGEELGVNLAVSLHAVTDEIRDQIVPLNRKYKLAELIQACRDYPGASNARRITFEYVMLKGVNDSDQDAHALVKLLEGIPAKMNLIPFNPWPGSPFECSSNTRIDRFSKILMAAGYASPVRTTRGADIMAACGQLKSASEKLKKSLRAE from the coding sequence ATGTCCGCTGTACAGCCCCTGATCGATCAAATCTGGAAGCCGGAACCCGTCGTCCCGGCCGCCCCCGCCGCCTTGCGCCCGAATCTCGTCGGCATGGACCGCGCCGAAATGGCCGCCGCCTTCGCCGGGATGGGCCTGCCCGCCTTCCGCATGAAGCAGGTCTGGAACTGGGTCTATCATCGCGGCGCCACCGATTTCGAGGTGATGACCAACATCGCCAAGGAATTGCGCGGAAAGCTGGCCGAGACTTTCCGTATCGCCCGGCCCGAGGTGGTGACCGAGCAGAAATCCAGCGACGGCACCATCAAATGGCTGCTGCGCTTCGCGGATGGCAACGAGGTCGAGACCGTCTTCATTCCCGAGGAGGATCGCGGCACGCTGTGCGTCTCCTCCCAGGTCGGCTGCACGCTGACCTGCAAGTTCTGCCATACCGGCACGCAGCGCTGGGTGCGCAATCTGGGTGCGGCGGAGATTGTCGGCCAGGTGATGCTGGCGCGCGACAAGCTGGGCGAATGGCCGGCCAGCATGGAAGGGCGCAACTTCACCAACATCGTCATGATGGGGATGGGCGAGCCGCTCTATAATTACGACAATGTCGCCAAGGCGCTGAAGATCATCATGGATGGCGAGGGCATCGCGCTGTCGCGCCGGAAGATCACCCTGTCCACCGCCGGCGTCGTGCCGGCCATGGCGCAGTGCGGCGAGGAGCTGGGCGTGAATCTCGCGGTCTCGCTGCACGCGGTGACCGACGAAATCCGCGACCAGATCGTGCCGCTGAACCGTAAATACAAGCTTGCCGAGCTGATCCAGGCCTGCCGCGACTATCCCGGCGCTTCGAACGCGCGGCGCATCACTTTCGAGTACGTCATGCTGAAGGGCGTGAATGACAGCGACCAGGACGCGCATGCGCTGGTGAAGCTGCTGGAGGGCATTCCGGCGAAAATGAACCTGATCCCGTTCAACCCCTGGCCGGGATCGCCGTTCGAATGCTCCAGCAACACCCGCATCGACCGGTTTTCCAAGATCCTGATGGCAGCAGGTTATGCCTCGCCGGTGCGCACCACGCGCGGCGCCGACATCATGGCGGCCTGCGGGCAGCTGAAATCCGCCTCCGAGAAGCTGAAGAAAAGCCTGCGGGCGGAGTGA
- the speE gene encoding polyamine aminopropyltransferase: MSAPGNGPGNGEAWLEERLRPSLAQKLRIDKQLYRDKTEHQDLIVFEHQLYGRVMALDGIVQTTEADEFVYHEMMTHVPILAHGAAKRVLIVGGGDGGMAEEALKHPLERLVQVEIDRTVVDIARAHLPSISGGAYDDPRMELLIADGARYVQETDERFDVVIVDSTDPVGPGEILFSREFYAGCKRCLTPGGIIVTQNGIPFFERYAVENTYRRLGMLFSDVSFFLAPVPAYIGGFMAFGWGTDNAALRRQPVELIAERFKVLGIKLRYYNPAIHQAAFAHPQFLVDILEALDRDAG; this comes from the coding sequence TTGAGCGCCCCCGGAAATGGCCCTGGAAACGGGGAGGCGTGGCTGGAGGAACGGCTGCGCCCCAGCCTTGCCCAGAAGCTGCGCATCGACAAGCAGCTCTATCGCGACAAGACCGAACATCAGGATCTCATCGTCTTCGAGCATCAGCTCTATGGCCGCGTCATGGCGCTGGACGGCATCGTCCAGACCACCGAGGCCGATGAGTTCGTCTATCACGAGATGATGACCCATGTGCCGATCCTGGCGCATGGGGCGGCGAAGCGCGTGCTGATCGTCGGCGGCGGCGATGGCGGCATGGCGGAAGAGGCGCTGAAGCACCCGCTGGAGCGGCTTGTGCAAGTGGAGATCGACCGCACCGTGGTCGATATCGCGCGCGCCCATCTGCCCAGCATCAGTGGCGGTGCCTATGACGATCCGCGGATGGAACTGCTGATCGCCGACGGCGCGCGCTATGTGCAGGAAACCGACGAGCGGTTCGATGTCGTCATCGTCGATTCGACCGATCCGGTGGGGCCGGGCGAGATCCTGTTCTCCCGGGAATTCTATGCCGGCTGCAAGCGCTGCCTGACGCCCGGCGGCATCATCGTCACCCAGAATGGCATCCCGTTCTTCGAGCGTTATGCGGTGGAGAACACCTATCGTCGGCTGGGGATGCTGTTCAGTGATGTCAGCTTCTTCCTGGCGCCGGTGCCGGCCTATATCGGCGGCTTCATGGCCTTTGGCTGGGGGACCGACAATGCGGCGCTGCGCCGCCAGCCGGTCGAACTCATTGCCGAGCGGTTCAAGGTGCTGGGCATCAAGCTGCGCTATTACAATCCGGCCATTCATCAGGCCGCCTTCGCGCATCCGCAATTTCTGGTCGATATTCTGGAAGCGCTGGACCGAGACGCCGGCTGA
- a CDS encoding PRC-barrel domain-containing protein: MRKHLIATVSAIALAAPLLTVPVLANDMTKTENKAETKAETGVSGSAGATTETETTTGQDIDRAMDKAGKEVSDAYKSTVEAGKELVEGDPEFSNKIVGKTVRTTDGTSIGTVKDVVAGAGATQVQEVVIGTGGVLGLGEKNVAVPADQIRYDGAEKNVVISMTEAEFETLANASPGRGETASTASGQAGFSADMAAIVGKPVHSQDGKEIGEVKDVVLGQDGKQIDQIVIGSGGVLGLGEKEIAVKPMQLRVNAEQKAVILAMTEAQFKQALEADTKVIR, from the coding sequence ATGCGTAAGCATCTGATTGCCACCGTTTCCGCCATCGCCCTCGCCGCGCCGCTGCTGACGGTGCCCGTGCTGGCGAATGACATGACCAAGACCGAGAACAAGGCCGAGACCAAGGCCGAGACTGGCGTGTCCGGCAGTGCCGGCGCCACGACCGAAACCGAGACCACCACGGGCCAGGATATCGACCGGGCCATGGACAAGGCCGGTAAGGAGGTCAGCGACGCCTATAAGAGCACGGTCGAAGCCGGCAAGGAGCTTGTCGAGGGCGATCCGGAATTCAGCAACAAGATCGTCGGCAAGACGGTCCGCACCACTGATGGCACCTCCATCGGCACGGTGAAGGACGTGGTCGCCGGTGCCGGCGCCACCCAGGTGCAGGAGGTCGTGATCGGTACCGGCGGCGTGCTGGGGCTGGGCGAGAAGAATGTCGCCGTCCCGGCTGACCAGATTCGCTATGACGGCGCGGAGAAGAATGTCGTCATCTCGATGACCGAGGCTGAGTTCGAGACCCTGGCCAATGCCTCCCCGGGCCGCGGCGAGACCGCCAGCACGGCGAGCGGTCAGGCTGGTTTCTCGGCCGATATGGCCGCCATCGTCGGCAAGCCGGTCCATTCTCAGGATGGCAAGGAGATCGGCGAGGTAAAGGACGTCGTGCTGGGCCAGGATGGCAAGCAGATCGACCAGATCGTCATCGGGTCGGGCGGCGTGCTGGGCCTTGGCGAGAAGGAGATCGCCGTGAAGCCGATGCAGCTGCGCGTGAATGCGGAGCAGAAGGCCGTCATTCTCGCGATGACCGAGGCGCAGTTCAAGCAGGCGCTGGAAGCGGATACCAAGGTCATCCGCTAA
- a CDS encoding SMP-30/gluconolactonase/LRE family protein, with protein sequence MSLYAPPQDVQTEVLFRLPDEFRDKRRTDWSIFNKGGEAADCFLEGPSFDRAGNLYLVDIPFGRIFRVSPAGDWTLVKQYDGWPNGLKIHKDGSIWIADYRHGILKLDPESGAMETIVGHVHSEGLKGCNDLVFASNGDLYFTDQGQTGLHDPTGRVFRRTADGRLECLIDTVPSPNGLVLNAAETHLLVGVTRANAVWRLPLHASGGTSKVGMFVQLSGGTGPDGLAMGSGDELAVCHVGLGSVWVFNRLGEPMYRVRSCQGLLTTNLAFGGPDGQTLHIVESDTGCVLGARLPLAGQQLFGQS encoded by the coding sequence ATGAGCCTTTACGCGCCGCCGCAGGATGTGCAGACCGAGGTGCTGTTCCGGCTGCCGGACGAATTCCGCGACAAGCGCCGCACCGACTGGTCGATCTTCAACAAGGGCGGCGAGGCGGCGGACTGTTTCCTGGAAGGCCCGTCCTTTGACCGCGCCGGCAATCTCTATCTCGTGGATATCCCCTTCGGGCGCATCTTCCGTGTCTCCCCCGCCGGCGACTGGACGCTGGTGAAGCAGTATGACGGCTGGCCGAACGGGCTGAAAATCCACAAGGATGGCAGCATCTGGATCGCCGACTACCGGCACGGCATCCTGAAGCTGGACCCGGAGAGCGGGGCGATGGAGACCATCGTCGGCCATGTTCATTCCGAGGGGCTGAAGGGCTGCAACGACCTCGTCTTCGCATCCAATGGCGATCTCTATTTCACCGATCAGGGACAGACCGGCCTGCACGACCCGACCGGCCGGGTGTTCCGGCGAACGGCAGACGGGCGGCTGGAATGTCTGATCGACACGGTGCCCAGCCCGAACGGGCTGGTGCTGAACGCCGCCGAAACCCACCTGCTGGTCGGTGTCACCCGCGCCAATGCGGTCTGGCGCCTGCCGCTGCATGCCAGCGGCGGCACCTCGAAGGTCGGAATGTTCGTGCAGCTGTCCGGCGGCACCGGGCCGGACGGGCTGGCGATGGGCAGTGGCGACGAGCTGGCGGTGTGCCATGTCGGGCTTGGCAGCGTGTGGGTGTTCAACCGGCTAGGCGAGCCGATGTACCGGGTGCGCAGCTGCCAGGGGCTGCTGACCACCAACCTTGCCTTTGGCGGGCCGGACGGGCAAACCCTGCATATCGTGGAATCGGATACGGGCTGTGTGCTGGGCGCAAGGCTGCCCCTCGCGGGACAGCAATTATTCGGCCAATCCTGA
- a CDS encoding GNAT family N-acetyltransferase — translation MPTTYRPLALSDPGSATGSATGSDLDSIATIHREACLIAYAFMGWSYSWQECRDWYAGKLPEWDWGMIAVVDGEAAGYSAGMGTHLDQLFVHPRHQGQGIGSGLMRAALERTPPVETLHVFAENAKARRFYAQCGFREAGPVPDGGGAHPELVYRRNLP, via the coding sequence ATGCCGACGACATACCGCCCCCTCGCCCTCAGCGATCCCGGCAGCGCTACTGGCAGCGCTACTGGCAGCGATCTGGATAGCATTGCCACCATCCATCGCGAGGCTTGTCTCATCGCCTATGCGTTCATGGGCTGGAGCTACAGCTGGCAGGAATGCCGGGACTGGTATGCCGGAAAGCTGCCTGAGTGGGACTGGGGAATGATCGCTGTCGTGGACGGCGAAGCAGCCGGCTACTCGGCCGGCATGGGCACGCATCTCGACCAGCTGTTCGTGCATCCCCGCCATCAGGGCCAGGGTATCGGCAGTGGCCTGATGCGCGCCGCCCTGGAGCGCACGCCGCCCGTCGAAACGCTGCATGTTTTTGCCGAGAACGCCAAGGCGCGCCGCTTCTACGCACAGTGCGGCTTCCGCGAGGCCGGCCCGGTTCCTGACGGGGGAGGCGCGCATCCGGAATTGGTGTACCGGCGCAACCTGCCGTGA
- a CDS encoding DUF6635 family protein, with translation MAACSADGHSSMATGNGTLAEPAPLPHLSDSMTDSLDHLTAPPAAAPSLPLAFDREGAGRLVDTAIARYCESRRAAVPDFVDRHFGFAGAWRLHRRALGWDMLRAPANLAMGLPAVGVKAAAATAQRLGRRQTADWLNSRRLFLETDVGRELSWLLYTDLLQLPYNQPERENTRDALGETLMSDQRVIAAFRLPLMELARHADDPAFRQRLEQALANYMGSRTAAADITTSLFAVGAGAVGVKGFTPGMLSLGPAVANLMAQKAAASAGPVAGLLGGLWYGQAAASPLLVAGVTGGLLGAGAIMAAFAGIVTDPVQRRLGLHQRRLVRLVDHLEANLRGDSDKAYEIRDLYVARLLDIADLVRTAHRLTSGS, from the coding sequence ATGGCTGCCTGCTCTGCCGATGGCCACTCTTCGATGGCCACCGGCAATGGCACTCTGGCGGAACCGGCGCCGCTACCCCATCTATCGGACAGCATGACTGACAGCCTCGACCATCTCACGGCACCGCCCGCCGCCGCGCCATCCTTGCCGCTCGCCTTCGACCGGGAGGGGGCGGGCCGGCTGGTCGATACCGCCATCGCCCGCTACTGCGAGTCTCGCAGGGCAGCGGTACCCGATTTCGTGGACCGGCATTTCGGCTTTGCCGGCGCTTGGCGCCTGCATCGCCGCGCGCTTGGCTGGGACATGCTGCGCGCACCGGCCAATCTGGCCATGGGCCTGCCGGCGGTCGGCGTGAAGGCCGCCGCCGCCACGGCGCAGCGCCTCGGCAGGCGGCAGACCGCGGACTGGCTGAACAGCCGCAGGCTGTTTCTGGAAACCGATGTCGGCCGGGAACTCTCCTGGCTGCTCTATACCGATCTTCTTCAGCTGCCCTACAACCAGCCGGAGCGCGAGAACACCCGCGATGCGCTGGGCGAGACACTGATGAGCGATCAGCGCGTGATCGCCGCCTTCCGCCTGCCGCTAATGGAACTGGCGCGCCATGCCGACGATCCCGCCTTCCGGCAGCGGCTGGAACAGGCGCTGGCCAACTATATGGGCAGCCGGACGGCCGCCGCGGACATCACCACATCGCTGTTCGCGGTCGGGGCCGGCGCGGTCGGCGTGAAGGGGTTCACGCCCGGCATGCTGTCGCTCGGTCCCGCCGTCGCCAATCTGATGGCGCAGAAGGCCGCCGCCTCGGCCGGGCCGGTGGCCGGTCTGCTGGGCGGGCTGTGGTACGGCCAGGCCGCCGCCTCGCCACTGCTGGTCGCGGGGGTGACCGGCGGGCTGCTCGGCGCCGGCGCCATCATGGCCGCCTTCGCCGGCATCGTGACCGATCCAGTACAGCGCCGGCTGGGCCTGCACCAGCGCCGGCTGGTGCGGCTGGTCGATCATCTGGAAGCCAATCTGCGCGGCGACTCGGACAAGGCCTATGAAATCCGCGATCTCTATGTCGCGCGGCTGCTCGACATCGCGGATCTGGTACGCACGGCCCACAGGCTGACAAGCGGCTCGTGA
- a CDS encoding DUF805 domain-containing protein, producing the protein MIAGMEVVLVPAGLLGLAVFIVTIWASVRILDRIGHSGWWVLIGFVPVLNIAMIWALALQRWPIDDESDSGTGSTESGQDDSTLWSPETLKNAGPPDGHPEPPAALPPTKS; encoded by the coding sequence ATGATAGCCGGCATGGAAGTCGTGCTGGTCCCCGCCGGTCTGCTGGGGCTGGCGGTGTTCATCGTCACCATCTGGGCATCGGTGCGCATCCTCGACCGGATCGGCCATTCCGGCTGGTGGGTGCTGATCGGCTTCGTGCCGGTGCTGAACATCGCGATGATCTGGGCACTGGCGCTGCAACGCTGGCCCATCGATGACGAAAGCGACAGCGGGACAGGCAGCACAGAATCCGGGCAGGATGACAGTACCCTCTGGTCGCCCGAGACGCTGAAAAACGCCGGCCCGCCGGACGGCCATCCGGAACCGCCAGCCGCCCTGCCCCCCACTAAAAGCTAG
- a CDS encoding DJ-1/PfpI family protein: MTDTSLAGRKIAILVASGFEEVQMTDAQKALIASGAQTRIVSRENGLVNGWHDNSWGHFFPIDADLTQTLAIDYDALLIPGGARSIAKLLDDPHGKRIVKAFLKGNQPVAAFGDAITLLAASEELAGRTVTGEESTKEAAEKAGATWSEEDIVVEGMLVTAKGDAQIAAALEALMANVTEYAATLTDEAA; encoded by the coding sequence ATGACCGATACCAGCCTTGCCGGCCGCAAGATCGCCATCCTCGTCGCCAGCGGTTTCGAGGAAGTTCAGATGACGGACGCCCAGAAGGCGCTCATCGCGTCGGGCGCGCAGACCCGCATTGTGTCGCGTGAGAACGGGCTGGTGAATGGCTGGCACGATAATTCCTGGGGCCACTTCTTCCCGATCGACGCCGACCTGACCCAGACGCTGGCCATCGATTATGATGCGCTGCTGATCCCGGGCGGCGCGCGCAGCATCGCCAAGCTGCTGGACGATCCGCACGGCAAGCGCATCGTGAAGGCCTTCCTGAAGGGCAACCAGCCGGTTGCGGCCTTCGGTGACGCCATCACCCTGCTGGCCGCCTCCGAGGAACTGGCCGGCCGCACCGTGACCGGCGAGGAGAGCACGAAGGAAGCCGCCGAGAAGGCCGGTGCGACCTGGAGCGAGGAAGACATCGTGGTCGAGGGCATGCTGGTCACCGCCAAGGGCGATGCGCAGATTGCCGCCGCGCTGGAAGCGCTGATGGCCAATGTCACCGAGTACGCCGCGACTCTGACGGACGAAGCGGCGTAA